In the genome of Cygnus olor isolate bCygOlo1 chromosome Z, bCygOlo1.pri.v2, whole genome shotgun sequence, one region contains:
- the SREK1 gene encoding splicing regulatory glutamine/lysine-rich protein 1 isoform X2: MRTLFGFLGDIEELRLYPPDNAPLAFSSKVCYIKFREASSVGVAQHLTNTVFIDRALIVVPCAEGKIPDEAKALSLLAPAPTMTSLMPGAGLLPIPTPTPLTTLGVSLGTLGAIPAAALDPNITALGEIPQPPIMGNVDPSKIDEIRRTVYVGNLNSQTTTADQLLEFFKQVGEVKFVRMAGDETQPTRFAFVEFADQNSVPRALAFNGVMFGDRPLKINHSNNAIVKPPEMTPQAAAKELEEVMKRVREAQSFISAAIEPESGKSSERKGGRSRSHSRSESRSSSKSRSRRKRSHSKHRSRSGNRSLSRHKDRRRSRSPLKKRSRSRERRKSRSRSRSRDKKRDKEKVKEKEKTKEKEKERDRDKEKERDRDRDKERERDRDKERNRDKDRDKDKERNKDRERVKDKDRDRDRDKDKDRDKEREKEKDKDKEKDREEVDQNKEKEDVEKDGEKDREKMKDKEGDKDKGGDREKEKEKDGEKEKEREREKERDDKKKKEKRSRTPPRSYSSSRRSRSSSRERRKRKSRSPSKSPKTSKTTKRKSSRTPSPRRNKKEKKRERDTNNERRERERSTSKKKSSKEKEGKEKSDKSTTTLKDKDYTKEDQNSETEKDIDNRDTQRTDEVKLQQNGNCQPNEDNLSIKMEEV, from the exons GTAAAATCCCAGATGAAGCCAAAGCCCTTTCTTTATTGGCACCTGCTCCTACTATGACAAGCCTGATGCCTGGTGCAGGGTTGCTTCCTATACCTACACCAACACCTTTGACTACA cttGGTGTTTCACTTGGCACTTTGGGAGCAATACCAGCGGCAGCACTGGACCCTAACATAACAGCACTTGGGGAAATACCACAGCCACCAATAATGGGGAATGTGGACCCATCCAAAATTGATGAAATCAGGAGAACAGTATATGTTGGAAACTTAAATTCCCAg ACTACCACAGCGGATCAGCTGCTTGAATTCTTTAAGCAAGTTGGAGAAGTCAAATTTGTGCGAATGGCGGGTGATGAGACTCAACCAACACGGTTTGCTTTTGTGGAATTTGCAGACCAAAATTCTGTACCTCGAGCTCTTGCCTTTAATGGAGTTATGTTTGGAGACAGGCCACTGAA AATAAATCACTCCAATAATGCAATAGTGAAGCCTCCTGAAATGACACCACAAGCTGCTGCCAAGGAACTGGAAGAAGTGATGAAGAGAGTAAGGGAGGCCCAGTCTTTTATATCTGCTGCTATTGAGCCAG agtCTGGAAagagcagtgaaagaaaaggcGGTCGATCTCGTTCCCATTCTCGTTCAGAATCCAGGTCTAGCTCAAAATCCCGATCTAGAAGGAAAAGATCACATTCAAAACACAG AAGTAGGTCTGGCAACAGATCACTCTCAAGACACAAGGACAGACGCAGATCCAGAAGTCCCCTAAAAAAACGGTCTAGATCTAGAGAAAGGCGGAAATCAAGAAGTCGATCACGTTCTCG GGAcaagaaaagagacaaagaaaaggtcaaggaaaaagaaaagaccaaagaaaaggagaaagagagagaccgagacaaggaaaaggaaagagaccgggacagagacaaagaaagggaaagagatcGAGATAAAGAGAGAAACAGGGATAAGGACCGGGATAAAGATAAAGAGCGTAACAAAGATCGAGAGAGAGTCAAAGACAAGGATAGGGATAGAGACAGGGACAAGGATAAGGACAGggacaaagaaagggaaaaggaaaaagataaggataaagaaaaagacagggaaGAGGTAGAtcagaacaaggaaaaagaagatgttgagaaagatggggagaaggacagagagaagaTGAAGGACAAGGAGGGAGATAAAGACAAAGGAggggacagagaaaaagaaaaggaaaaagatggggagaaggaaaaagagcgagaaagagaaaaagagagggatgataaaaagaagaaagagaagagatccAGAACACCCCCAAGAAGCTATAGCTCTTCAAGAAGATCTCGTAGCTCCAGCAG AGAAAGGCGTAAAAGGAAGAGTAGAAGTCCCTCCAAGTCTCCTAAGAcatccaaaacaacaaaaagaaagtctTCACGAACTCCTTCTCCAAGAAG aaacaagaaagaaaaaaaaagagaaagggatacaaataatgaaagaagagaaagagaacgTTCCAcctccaagaaaaaaagtagtaaagaaaaagagggaaaggagaaatctGACAAAAGCACCACTACTTTGAAG GACAAAGATTACACTAAGGAGGATCAGAATTCAGAAACTGAGAAGGATATTGACAACAGAGATACGCAAAGGACAGATGAAGTCAAACTACAACAGAATGGGAACTGTCAACCAAATGAAGATAACCTCTCAATTAAAATGGAAGAGGTTTAA
- the SREK1 gene encoding splicing regulatory glutamine/lysine-rich protein 1 isoform X3, whose product MTSLMPGAGLLPIPTPTPLTTLGVSLGTLGAIPAAALDPNITALGEIPQPPIMGNVDPSKIDEIRRTVYVGNLNSQTTTADQLLEFFKQVGEVKFVRMAGDETQPTRFAFVEFADQNSVPRALAFNGVMFGDRPLKINHSNNAIVKPPEMTPQAAAKELEEVMKRVREAQSFISAAIEPESGKSSERKGGRSRSHSRSESRSSSKSRSRRKRSHSKHRSRSGNRSLSRHKDRRRSRSPLKKRSRSRERRKSRSRSRSRDKKRDKEKVKEKEKTKEKEKERDRDKEKERDRDRDKERERDRDKERNRDKDRDKDKERNKDRERVKDKDRDRDRDKDKDRDKEREKEKDKDKEKDREEVDQNKEKEDVEKDGEKDREKMKDKEGDKDKGGDREKEKEKDGEKEKEREREKERDDKKKKEKRSRTPPRSYSSSRRSRSSSRERRKRKSRSPSKSPKTSKTTKRKSSRTPSPRRNKKEKKRERDTNNERRERERSTSKKKSSKEKEGKEKSDKSTTTLKDKDYTKEDQNSETEKDIDNRDTQRTDEVKLQQNGNCQPNEDNLSIKMEEV is encoded by the exons ATGACAAGCCTGATGCCTGGTGCAGGGTTGCTTCCTATACCTACACCAACACCTTTGACTACA cttGGTGTTTCACTTGGCACTTTGGGAGCAATACCAGCGGCAGCACTGGACCCTAACATAACAGCACTTGGGGAAATACCACAGCCACCAATAATGGGGAATGTGGACCCATCCAAAATTGATGAAATCAGGAGAACAGTATATGTTGGAAACTTAAATTCCCAg ACTACCACAGCGGATCAGCTGCTTGAATTCTTTAAGCAAGTTGGAGAAGTCAAATTTGTGCGAATGGCGGGTGATGAGACTCAACCAACACGGTTTGCTTTTGTGGAATTTGCAGACCAAAATTCTGTACCTCGAGCTCTTGCCTTTAATGGAGTTATGTTTGGAGACAGGCCACTGAA AATAAATCACTCCAATAATGCAATAGTGAAGCCTCCTGAAATGACACCACAAGCTGCTGCCAAGGAACTGGAAGAAGTGATGAAGAGAGTAAGGGAGGCCCAGTCTTTTATATCTGCTGCTATTGAGCCAG agtCTGGAAagagcagtgaaagaaaaggcGGTCGATCTCGTTCCCATTCTCGTTCAGAATCCAGGTCTAGCTCAAAATCCCGATCTAGAAGGAAAAGATCACATTCAAAACACAG AAGTAGGTCTGGCAACAGATCACTCTCAAGACACAAGGACAGACGCAGATCCAGAAGTCCCCTAAAAAAACGGTCTAGATCTAGAGAAAGGCGGAAATCAAGAAGTCGATCACGTTCTCG GGAcaagaaaagagacaaagaaaaggtcaaggaaaaagaaaagaccaaagaaaaggagaaagagagagaccgagacaaggaaaaggaaagagaccgggacagagacaaagaaagggaaagagatcGAGATAAAGAGAGAAACAGGGATAAGGACCGGGATAAAGATAAAGAGCGTAACAAAGATCGAGAGAGAGTCAAAGACAAGGATAGGGATAGAGACAGGGACAAGGATAAGGACAGggacaaagaaagggaaaaggaaaaagataaggataaagaaaaagacagggaaGAGGTAGAtcagaacaaggaaaaagaagatgttgagaaagatggggagaaggacagagagaagaTGAAGGACAAGGAGGGAGATAAAGACAAAGGAggggacagagaaaaagaaaaggaaaaagatggggagaaggaaaaagagcgagaaagagaaaaagagagggatgataaaaagaagaaagagaagagatccAGAACACCCCCAAGAAGCTATAGCTCTTCAAGAAGATCTCGTAGCTCCAGCAG AGAAAGGCGTAAAAGGAAGAGTAGAAGTCCCTCCAAGTCTCCTAAGAcatccaaaacaacaaaaagaaagtctTCACGAACTCCTTCTCCAAGAAG aaacaagaaagaaaaaaaaagagaaagggatacaaataatgaaagaagagaaagagaacgTTCCAcctccaagaaaaaaagtagtaaagaaaaagagggaaaggagaaatctGACAAAAGCACCACTACTTTGAAG GACAAAGATTACACTAAGGAGGATCAGAATTCAGAAACTGAGAAGGATATTGACAACAGAGATACGCAAAGGACAGATGAAGTCAAACTACAACAGAATGGGAACTGTCAACCAAATGAAGATAACCTCTCAATTAAAATGGAAGAGGTTTAA